Proteins from a genomic interval of Nostoc sp. TCL240-02:
- a CDS encoding response regulator transcription factor has translation MRILVVEDDVQLAEMLMEALTDRQYVVDIAQDGEEAWDCIKVLEYNLVVLDITLPKLDGLSFCQRLRSPTSKHTLSRNIAIPVLMLTARDTLGDKITGLDAGADDYMVKPFEMPELMARVRALLRRNSAATSSSDFGWGSLRLNSSTYEVTYADQPLHLTPKEFALLELMVSSGRRVLSRAGIIERIWSLDDPPSEETVKSHIKSLRYKLKDVGAADDFIETVHGLGYRLKQL, from the coding sequence ATGCGTATTTTGGTAGTCGAAGATGATGTTCAGCTAGCAGAGATGCTAATGGAAGCTCTGACTGACCGTCAATATGTGGTAGATATAGCCCAAGATGGAGAGGAAGCATGGGATTGTATTAAAGTGTTGGAATATAATTTGGTGGTACTAGATATTACTTTACCCAAGTTAGATGGTTTGAGTTTTTGTCAACGGTTGCGATCGCCTACATCAAAGCATACCTTATCGCGCAACATTGCAATACCTGTACTCATGTTAACAGCACGCGATACCCTTGGTGACAAAATTACTGGGTTGGATGCTGGCGCAGATGATTATATGGTCAAACCTTTTGAAATGCCAGAGTTAATGGCTCGTGTTCGCGCCCTGTTGCGCCGCAATAGTGCCGCAACATCTTCTTCAGATTTTGGTTGGGGTAGTTTGCGTTTAAATTCCAGTACTTATGAAGTCACTTATGCTGACCAGCCTTTACATCTAACACCTAAAGAATTTGCTCTTTTAGAACTAATGGTTTCTAGCGGTCGGCGGGTGCTAAGTCGAGCCGGCATTATTGAACGCATTTGGTCACTTGATGACCCTCCGAGCGAAGAAACTGTTAAGTCTCACATTAAAAGTTTACGGTATAAACTTAAAGACGTAGGTGCTGCCGATGATTTTATTGAGACAGTTCATGGACTAGGCTATCGCTTAAAGCAGCTTTAG
- a CDS encoding methyltransferase domain-containing protein: protein MSTSLYFVIGFLLLLVIGIAAYLLTARKYQSSTTVANSYDQWTLDGIVEFYWGEHIHLGHYGSPPQRKDFLAAKSDFVHEMVKWGGLDKLPPGTTVLDVGCGIGGSSRILARDYGFAVTGITISPQQVKRAQELTPQGLNAQFAVDDAMALSFPDASFDVVWSIEAGPHMPDKTVFARELMRVLKPGGVLVVADWNQRDDRKKPLNFWEKPVMRQLLDQWSHPAFSSIEGFSELLAETSLVEGEVITADWTEQTLPSWLDSIWQGVVRPKGLVCFGLSGFIKSLREMPTFLLMRLAFGAGLCRFGMFRAVRGNGSTELMDRNFANQNPSSLVR, encoded by the coding sequence ATGTCAACTTCATTATATTTTGTAATTGGTTTTCTTCTGCTTTTAGTAATTGGAATTGCAGCTTATCTCCTGACTGCCCGCAAGTATCAATCCTCAACCACAGTCGCCAATTCCTACGATCAATGGACTCTTGATGGCATCGTAGAGTTTTATTGGGGGGAACACATTCACCTTGGTCACTACGGTTCGCCACCACAACGAAAGGATTTTTTGGCTGCTAAATCTGACTTTGTACATGAAATGGTTAAATGGGGTGGTTTAGATAAATTACCCCCTGGTACTACCGTCTTAGATGTTGGCTGTGGAATTGGGGGTAGCAGCCGGATTTTAGCGCGGGATTATGGATTTGCTGTCACAGGGATTACCATCAGCCCACAGCAGGTGAAACGCGCCCAGGAGTTAACACCCCAAGGGCTAAACGCCCAGTTTGCGGTTGATGATGCAATGGCATTGTCGTTTCCAGATGCCAGTTTTGATGTAGTCTGGTCGATTGAAGCAGGCCCCCACATGCCAGATAAAACCGTTTTTGCCAGAGAATTAATGCGGGTGCTAAAGCCTGGTGGAGTGTTGGTTGTGGCTGACTGGAATCAGAGGGATGACCGCAAAAAACCTCTAAATTTCTGGGAAAAACCAGTAATGCGGCAACTTCTCGATCAGTGGTCTCATCCAGCTTTTTCCAGCATTGAAGGCTTTTCCGAGCTTTTGGCAGAGACTTCCTTAGTCGAAGGGGAGGTAATTACGGCAGACTGGACAGAACAAACGCTTCCTTCTTGGTTAGATTCTATCTGGCAAGGAGTGGTTCGACCAAAGGGATTGGTGTGTTTTGGTCTATCTGGTTTCATTAAATCTCTGCGTGAGATGCCGACGTTTTTGTTGATGCGTTTGGCGTTTGGTGCAGGGCTGTGCCGATTTGGAATGTTTCGGGCTGTACGGGGGAATGGGAGTACAGAATTGATGGACAGAAACTTTGCCAACCAAAATCCCTCAAGCTTGGTTCGGTAG
- a CDS encoding bifunctional 2-polyprenyl-6-hydroxyphenol methylase/3-demethylubiquinol 3-O-methyltransferase UbiG yields the protein MLKPKSSNISKATRYQNAAIDYYIGLTNSDYLHYGYWEPLPAVGEELTLTRLRVAQVAYTAKLLSFIPEGIKTVLDVGCGIGGNAAYLCDRGFSVEGLAPDALQQERFIKNTNGQVPFYLTRFEDFHKSYSYDLVLFSESSQYIAVDDLAQGAARLLDSGGYLLLADMMRFDAEYQEGIFSNCHVASEFQTALIQTGFKLIKTEDISTQVAPTIDLCVDNFRTFGLTTVKYIADVVAIALPPLYSLGRWAFKRWLEKLVVEGLAARAIFESHLCYEIQLWQLSKGV from the coding sequence ATGCTCAAGCCAAAATCAAGCAATATTTCCAAAGCAACTCGCTACCAAAATGCAGCGATAGATTATTACATAGGACTCACAAATTCCGACTATCTCCATTACGGCTATTGGGAGCCACTACCTGCTGTGGGTGAAGAATTAACTCTAACTCGCCTGCGTGTGGCGCAAGTTGCATATACAGCGAAACTTTTGAGTTTTATCCCAGAAGGTATAAAAACTGTGCTTGACGTAGGCTGCGGGATTGGTGGGAATGCGGCATATTTGTGCGATCGCGGTTTCAGTGTTGAGGGATTAGCACCTGACGCACTCCAGCAAGAGAGGTTTATTAAAAATACCAACGGTCAAGTACCTTTTTACTTAACGAGATTTGAAGATTTTCACAAATCATACTCCTACGATTTAGTTCTGTTCAGCGAAAGCAGCCAATATATTGCTGTTGACGATTTAGCTCAAGGTGCGGCTCGTTTACTGGATAGTGGTGGCTACCTGCTGCTTGCAGACATGATGCGTTTCGATGCCGAATACCAAGAAGGTATTTTTTCTAATTGTCATGTCGCCAGTGAGTTTCAAACAGCGTTGATACAGACTGGATTCAAGTTAATTAAGACTGAGGACATCTCCACTCAAGTTGCACCAACGATTGACTTGTGTGTTGATAACTTCCGTACTTTTGGGCTGACTACAGTTAAATATATTGCTGATGTTGTGGCGATCGCACTTCCTCCATTATACTCACTCGGTCGTTGGGCATTTAAGCGCTGGCTAGAAAAGTTAGTTGTCGAGGGATTAGCAGCACGCGCAATTTTTGAGAGCCATTTATGTTATGAAATTCAACTCTGGCAGTTATCAAAAGGAGTTTAA
- a CDS encoding serine hydrolase, whose product MKLRWLLLSLISILLLSSPARATQLESWHFDPIHNQLDLTTDSGIQPRVFLINNPKRLVIDLSGTTFSYPTIKQNFGSKIQEIRVAQLDPQTTRLVIELAPGYTVSPQSVIVRRDSNFHWVVKLSSIEKMPATGIVEWGIGAEEESSQTPISITPNLQQKRKVLLFQNKAPLQNIATINKLSPPDILTKPINASMFAGVVPLGEEILQLKSQINALMTRYSFLKPGMFFVDLETGNYLDISGDKVFPAASTIKFPILIALFERIDAGNIKLNDTLVMRRDLVASGSGDLQYQRVGTKLTVLQTINKMISISDNTATNMIIDRLGGKAKLNQRFHSWGLKNTVIRNLLGDFKGTNTTSPADLVKLSALIQYHKLISDASRSQAIDILNHCHNKKLLAAGLGSGAIIAHKTGDIGFVIGDAGIVEMPNGKRYLAGIFVRRPYNDTRGRDFVRQVSQLVYTYLDQPKLTQLP is encoded by the coding sequence ATGAAATTACGCTGGTTATTGTTGAGCTTAATAAGTATTTTGCTCCTATCCTCTCCCGCAAGAGCAACTCAATTAGAATCCTGGCACTTTGACCCCATTCACAATCAGCTTGACCTAACCACTGACTCAGGTATTCAACCGAGAGTTTTTTTAATTAATAATCCTAAAAGACTGGTTATTGACTTATCGGGAACTACTTTTAGCTACCCTACAATCAAACAAAACTTTGGCTCAAAGATTCAAGAAATTCGGGTAGCACAGCTTGACCCCCAGACAACCCGACTCGTAATTGAATTAGCACCCGGTTATACTGTCTCTCCCCAAAGTGTAATAGTCAGAAGAGATTCTAACTTTCATTGGGTCGTAAAACTATCATCAATTGAAAAAATGCCCGCGACGGGAATTGTGGAATGGGGAATAGGGGCTGAAGAAGAATCCTCCCAAACACCAATTTCCATTACCCCTAATCTCCAGCAAAAACGCAAAGTTCTCTTATTCCAAAATAAAGCGCCTTTACAAAATATTGCAACTATCAATAAATTGAGTCCACCAGATATACTCACTAAACCAATCAATGCTTCTATGTTTGCTGGGGTAGTTCCTTTAGGTGAGGAAATACTACAACTAAAATCTCAAATTAATGCATTGATGACTCGCTACAGTTTCCTCAAGCCAGGGATGTTTTTTGTAGATTTAGAGACGGGTAACTATTTGGATATTAGTGGCGACAAAGTATTTCCCGCCGCGAGTACGATTAAGTTTCCAATTCTGATTGCTTTATTTGAGAGAATAGATGCGGGTAATATCAAACTAAATGACACCCTGGTAATGCGGCGAGACTTGGTTGCAAGTGGCTCTGGAGACTTGCAGTATCAACGTGTGGGAACCAAGTTGACTGTGCTGCAAACCATAAACAAAATGATTAGCATCAGCGATAATACCGCCACAAACATGATTATTGACCGTTTGGGTGGTAAGGCAAAATTAAATCAGCGGTTTCACAGTTGGGGATTGAAAAATACTGTAATTCGTAATTTACTGGGAGATTTTAAAGGGACTAATACGACCAGTCCCGCCGACTTAGTAAAATTGTCAGCATTGATTCAGTATCATAAGTTAATTTCAGATGCTAGTCGCTCCCAGGCAATAGACATTTTAAATCATTGCCATAACAAAAAGTTGCTAGCAGCCGGTTTGGGTTCGGGAGCAATAATTGCTCATAAAACAGGTGATATTGGGTTTGTTATTGGCGATGCAGGTATTGTTGAGATGCCTAATGGCAAGCGTTACTTAGCAGGGATTTTTGTGAGAAGACCTTACAATGATACTAGAGGTAGGGATTTTGTTCGTCAAGTTTCTCAGTTGGTATATACATACTTAGACCAACCAAAATTAACTCAGTTACCTTAA
- the cobW gene encoding cobalamin biosynthesis protein CobW — protein MQKIPVTVITGFLGAGKTTLIRHLLQNNEGRRIAVLVNEFGEIGIDGELLRDCRVCDDEEDSNSNIVELTNGCLCCTVQEEFLPAMQELLQRRASLDCMLIETSGLALPKPLVQAFRWPEIRTGATVDSVITVVDCEALATNQYVGDLAALLAQRQADSNLEHETPIEELFEDQLACADLVLLTKSDRVDEKTQVRVQEWLRQNLSPGVKVIPCQDGKISGDVLLGFNAAVEDNLDSRPSHHDNEAEHEHDEGINAVQLLLDQAFEPSVLVKRLQKLVQQQEIYRIKGFVAVPNKAMRLVLQGVGNRFDYFYDRPWQPHEPRQTRLVLIGRELEQVRIESIVLGEEVNATIQ, from the coding sequence ATGCAAAAAATTCCCGTCACAGTAATTACAGGATTTCTAGGCGCAGGCAAAACGACGTTAATTCGCCATTTACTGCAAAACAATGAGGGACGACGCATTGCTGTTTTGGTGAATGAATTTGGAGAAATCGGCATTGATGGCGAACTTTTACGTGATTGCCGAGTATGTGACGATGAAGAAGATTCCAACAGTAATATTGTTGAACTCACCAACGGTTGTCTGTGCTGTACGGTGCAAGAAGAATTCCTCCCAGCGATGCAAGAATTACTTCAGCGACGCGCCAGCCTTGACTGTATGTTGATTGAAACCTCTGGACTAGCACTGCCAAAACCATTGGTGCAAGCATTTCGCTGGCCAGAGATTCGCACAGGCGCTACAGTGGACAGCGTAATTACTGTGGTGGACTGTGAAGCGTTGGCAACTAATCAATATGTAGGCGATTTAGCAGCCCTCTTGGCACAGCGACAAGCCGACTCTAACCTAGAACACGAAACACCTATTGAGGAACTGTTTGAAGATCAACTGGCTTGTGCTGACTTGGTGTTGCTGACTAAGAGCGATCGCGTTGATGAAAAAACGCAAGTTAGGGTGCAAGAATGGCTAAGGCAGAACTTATCCCCTGGTGTAAAAGTCATTCCTTGTCAGGATGGTAAAATCAGTGGCGATGTGTTGCTTGGTTTCAATGCTGCGGTAGAAGACAACTTGGATAGTCGTCCCAGTCACCACGACAACGAAGCCGAACACGAACATGATGAAGGGATTAATGCAGTACAACTACTACTAGACCAAGCATTTGAGCCGTCTGTTCTAGTCAAACGCTTGCAAAAATTGGTGCAACAGCAAGAAATTTATCGAATTAAGGGATTTGTAGCAGTTCCGAACAAAGCCATGCGTCTAGTATTACAGGGAGTTGGTAATCGATTTGACTATTTTTATGATCGCCCTTGGCAACCCCACGAACCCCGTCAAACGCGATTAGTATTGATTGGACGGGAGCTTGAGCAGGTTCGCATTGAGTCAATTGTGTTGGGGGAGGAAGTCAATGCGACCATCCAATAG
- a CDS encoding ABC transporter substrate-binding protein: MKLVKHHRLKPIIFLCQLFLIATLIIACHTIAINTSTNTNNNGCIQKYDSNTDYFPNKIQITHATGFAVEYHKHYKTVTIKNPWQNANTGFQYVLVQCGTPTPKGFNQAQVITVPINSIVSLSTTHLPHLAKLGVVDKLIGISNSKQVNTPNVVERIKAGKVTQVGDNSNVDIEKVLELNPDLVTTFGTGNSQTDSYAKLTEAGLKVGINSEYMEDTPLGRSEWLKFTALFFNKDEQAEKIFSEIANKYEQIAQKAKSVKNRPTVFVGFNFKGTWYMPGGKSYVAKYLADAGANYLWSDDKSSGSLPLSFEVVLERAANADYWLNFSQSWKNLKDLVAEDNRYDDFKAMKIGNLYNNNARVNESGGNDYWESGISNPDMVLSDLIKILHPEILPNHILLYYHKLN; encoded by the coding sequence ATGAAATTGGTAAAACATCATCGCTTAAAACCCATTATTTTTTTATGCCAATTATTCTTAATTGCCACTTTAATTATTGCTTGCCATACTATAGCAATTAATACCTCTACAAATACCAATAATAACGGCTGTATTCAAAAATATGACTCCAATACTGATTACTTTCCTAATAAAATTCAGATTACTCATGCAACAGGCTTTGCAGTAGAGTATCATAAACACTACAAAACCGTCACTATAAAAAATCCTTGGCAGAATGCCAACACAGGTTTTCAATATGTTTTAGTCCAATGTGGAACTCCTACGCCAAAAGGATTTAATCAAGCACAGGTAATTACAGTTCCCATTAATTCCATAGTTTCTCTATCTACTACTCATTTACCCCACCTAGCCAAATTAGGTGTAGTTGATAAACTGATTGGTATTAGTAATAGCAAACAAGTCAATACTCCTAATGTAGTCGAGAGAATTAAAGCCGGAAAGGTAACACAAGTAGGTGATAATTCAAATGTGGATATAGAGAAAGTACTAGAATTAAATCCAGACTTGGTGACAACTTTTGGTACTGGAAATTCCCAAACTGATAGTTATGCCAAACTCACGGAGGCGGGTTTGAAAGTGGGGATAAATTCTGAATATATGGAAGATACGCCATTGGGAAGAAGCGAATGGTTAAAATTTACGGCTCTGTTTTTTAATAAAGACGAGCAAGCAGAAAAAATATTTAGTGAAATTGCCAATAAATATGAGCAAATAGCTCAAAAAGCTAAATCTGTAAAAAATCGTCCAACTGTATTCGTAGGATTCAACTTTAAAGGTACTTGGTATATGCCTGGAGGCAAAAGTTACGTAGCCAAATATCTAGCTGATGCAGGAGCAAACTATCTCTGGAGTGATGATAAATCCTCTGGTAGTTTACCTTTATCTTTTGAAGTTGTTTTGGAACGTGCAGCCAATGCTGACTACTGGTTGAATTTTAGCCAATCTTGGAAAAACTTAAAGGATTTAGTCGCAGAAGATAATCGCTATGATGATTTTAAGGCTATGAAAATAGGCAATCTTTACAATAATAATGCCCGTGTTAATGAAAGTGGAGGTAATGATTACTGGGAAAGCGGAATTAGTAACCCAGATATGGTTTTATCTGACTTGATTAAAATACTGCATCCAGAGATATTACCTAACCATATACTATTATATTACCACAAACTTAATTAA
- a CDS encoding ferredoxin, with product MTEFNCWVTPVNKIVIEALSTEGSIEYEYFDCSTDVLSSLLYTLFQQNWQQVGVGHIVQGGVLELEFNAPPKICILYDGYLTVVTEGWHLHLCIEANLGGPHCKTPLELRQQRQVNRAAFYRRFNAEGIPRSWGIDLWNGANENLMTIFLPNPYVEGENLLPEGKPNLSKLAFYEELRNIYVLGNQPIPFAKNPLKHYYISVCTSTRCLPSRKWQSTFDALKSAVENAGLDIEVRTSGCLEVCQQGPVVFYSNDRTWYTRVQPNIAEIIVNEHLVKGHKVIEHCYPQNSV from the coding sequence ATGACTGAATTTAATTGTTGGGTAACTCCAGTAAATAAGATTGTGATTGAGGCTTTATCTACTGAGGGGTCTATTGAATATGAATATTTTGATTGTAGTACCGATGTTTTGTCGTCGCTACTTTACACTTTATTTCAGCAAAATTGGCAGCAGGTAGGAGTAGGACATATTGTTCAAGGAGGTGTATTAGAATTAGAATTTAATGCTCCACCTAAAATTTGTATCCTCTATGATGGATATCTCACAGTAGTTACAGAAGGCTGGCATTTGCATTTATGTATTGAAGCTAATTTAGGTGGCCCTCATTGTAAGACTCCTTTAGAATTAAGACAACAACGTCAAGTAAATCGTGCTGCATTTTATCGACGGTTTAATGCAGAAGGTATCCCTAGAAGTTGGGGAATCGATTTATGGAATGGTGCAAATGAAAATCTCATGACTATTTTTTTGCCAAATCCGTATGTAGAAGGTGAGAATTTATTACCAGAAGGTAAGCCGAATTTATCAAAGTTAGCTTTTTATGAGGAACTACGAAATATTTATGTATTGGGAAACCAGCCTATACCGTTTGCTAAAAATCCTCTAAAACATTATTATATCTCAGTTTGCACTTCTACTCGCTGTCTTCCTTCACGCAAATGGCAATCCACATTTGATGCTTTAAAATCCGCAGTTGAAAATGCAGGTTTAGACATAGAAGTAAGAACATCTGGCTGTTTGGAAGTTTGCCAACAAGGGCCAGTAGTATTTTATTCTAATGATAGAACTTGGTACACTCGCGTTCAACCAAATATAGCTGAAATTATTGTCAATGAACATTTGGTAAAAGGTCACAAAGTTATTGAACATTGCTATCCACAAAATTCTGTATAA
- a CDS encoding TonB-dependent receptor codes for MLTAGYAYANQVPQISEFPKYEGTARDLEPVAQTTPENTPASTEEKEPDIELTVIDKLLNEPVYSPFRREGTVKDSTRPVYVITGEEMEAQGARTVREALKFLTGILPDGTVGTEVNALSGQFIRGSNSAQVLILLDGRPINDLGSGGFDLSEFTTNIVERVEVLPGGGSTLYGSDAIGGVINIITRRPTEKVTTQAGVTLGAYGQNQQTISNSGKVGNIGWVVAYNRTEAENNYPFSIPEANFKGTRENNDVLYNNFNVKLEADLGKRNTLTLSTLYLGRDQGVPGGVPIPEPLYGQGYFNSLTDSDRKYTDQVLTDLTWNSKLGGGDDSLLTARVYADFLNTRFDSRNSSQARYDNGQTSYGLQTQHSWKFAHNQTLVYGFDYRNVSATNSTFDFSANTKTVTYDDSISQGALFARYEINFTPNFTANLGLRQDFSSLTNGSFTSPSVGAKFALTDSTTLRANYIKNFRAPNLFSLYANGGSYVGNPNLRPEKGDSYDIGIDQKLGNFGLLHLTYFNNTISDLIAYNFAVPIATYENIGQVRTTGIEAVLNLQLAKNIYAFISYTANDPRILKSTNSVEVDKELRFAGADSLNAGLSYETSQGLYAGILMHSLGAYPTNNTNTESLSGYTTFDLKMRVSLSDNLILTGSLDNIFNQRYQLFPGYPDGGRVFQVGLSSTF; via the coding sequence ATGCTTACGGCGGGCTACGCCTACGCTAATCAAGTTCCACAAATATCTGAGTTTCCCAAGTATGAAGGTACTGCAAGAGACTTAGAACCAGTAGCACAAACAACGCCTGAAAATACCCCAGCTTCCACAGAAGAAAAAGAACCAGATATTGAACTAACAGTCATCGACAAGCTATTGAATGAACCTGTTTACTCACCCTTTCGTCGCGAGGGGACAGTGAAAGATTCCACCCGTCCGGTTTATGTGATTACGGGTGAAGAAATGGAAGCGCAGGGTGCTAGAACTGTCAGAGAAGCACTAAAATTTCTGACAGGTATCTTACCTGATGGTACAGTTGGCACAGAAGTGAATGCCTTAAGCGGTCAATTTATCCGAGGTTCTAACTCTGCACAAGTCTTGATTTTACTTGATGGTAGACCAATTAACGATTTGGGTTCTGGTGGTTTTGACCTTTCAGAATTTACTACCAATATCGTTGAAAGAGTCGAAGTATTACCAGGTGGTGGTTCTACCCTTTATGGTTCCGATGCAATTGGGGGAGTGATTAACATTATCACTCGTCGTCCCACAGAAAAAGTGACGACACAAGCGGGAGTTACCCTTGGCGCGTATGGACAAAATCAACAGACTATCAGTAATAGTGGGAAAGTCGGCAATATTGGTTGGGTTGTAGCTTACAACCGTACCGAAGCCGAAAATAACTATCCTTTTTCTATCCCAGAAGCGAATTTCAAGGGAACTAGGGAAAATAATGATGTTCTCTACAATAACTTTAATGTCAAGCTGGAGGCAGATTTAGGAAAACGCAACACCCTAACCCTTTCAACCCTATATTTAGGCAGAGACCAAGGAGTACCAGGAGGAGTCCCCATTCCTGAACCATTATATGGTCAAGGCTATTTTAACTCATTGACTGATAGCGATCGCAAATACACAGACCAAGTTCTCACCGATTTAACCTGGAACTCAAAATTAGGAGGTGGAGATGATTCACTGCTAACAGCCAGAGTTTACGCAGATTTCCTCAACACTCGTTTTGATAGTCGCAATTCATCCCAAGCACGATATGATAACGGGCAGACTTCTTATGGATTGCAAACACAACACAGTTGGAAATTTGCTCATAATCAAACCTTAGTTTATGGCTTTGATTATCGCAATGTATCAGCTACTAATAGTACATTCGACTTTTCTGCTAATACAAAAACAGTCACTTACGACGATAGTATTAGTCAAGGGGCGCTATTTGCTAGATATGAAATTAACTTTACTCCTAATTTCACTGCAAACTTAGGTTTACGCCAGGATTTTAGCAGCTTGACAAATGGCTCTTTTACATCACCAAGTGTAGGAGCAAAATTTGCACTTACGGACTCTACCACCCTCAGAGCTAACTATATCAAGAATTTCCGTGCGCCGAATCTTTTCAGCTTATATGCGAATGGTGGTAGTTACGTTGGTAATCCTAACCTCCGTCCAGAGAAAGGTGATAGTTATGATATCGGAATCGACCAGAAGTTAGGCAATTTTGGTTTATTGCACTTGACCTATTTCAACAACACAATATCAGATTTAATCGCCTATAACTTTGCTGTTCCGATAGCTACTTACGAAAATATTGGTCAGGTTCGCACTACGGGAATCGAAGCGGTTTTAAATTTGCAGCTAGCGAAGAATATCTACGCCTTTATTAGTTATACAGCAAATGATCCCCGGATTTTGAAAAGTACAAATTCTGTTGAAGTTGATAAAGAATTACGATTCGCAGGTGCAGATAGTTTAAATGCAGGACTTTCTTATGAAACTTCTCAAGGTTTATATGCTGGAATACTGATGCATTCTTTGGGTGCATATCCCACAAACAATACTAATACAGAATCTTTGTCTGGTTATACTACTTTTGATCTCAAAATGCGGGTTTCTCTCAGTGATAACTTAATATTAACAGGCAGCCTGGATAATATCTTTAATCAGAGATACCAATTATTTCCTGGTTATCCTGATGGGGGGAGGGTTTTTCAAGTTGGGTTGAGTTCTACGTTTTGA
- a CDS encoding ribonucleotide-diphosphate reductase subunit beta, whose translation MDITQDVTDYVNLTPGERRAFDGILSYLTFLDSVQTCNVPHIKNSVTAPEIALCMAEQISQEAMHNQSYQYIIETVVLTEYHP comes from the coding sequence ATAGACATTACTCAAGATGTGACAGATTACGTCAATCTCACACCTGGAGAACGACGTGCATTTGATGGCATCCTTAGCTACCTGACGTTTCTCGATTCAGTGCAAACCTGTAATGTGCCTCACATTAAAAACAGCGTGACTGCACCAGAAATCGCGCTGTGCATGGCAGAACAAATTTCCCAAGAAGCAATGCACAATCAATCTTATCAATACATTATTGAGACGGTGGTTCTAACCGAATATCATCCTTAA
- a CDS encoding type I restriction enzyme HsdR N-terminal domain-containing protein — MSLISQGLAKDLIKFDDEQKYITYVHQKKKRNFEKPEEQVQAETFLKLILIYGYDPKRLRLFVPVTMGSTVKEADIIVYNDDQCLSPHIVVECKKQEISELEFTQAVEQAFSYAVAEGAKYVWVTSGIKDQYYQVPTERPKERIAITDIPQYGVDKLARYKYAKGGGSSNGQKLFELEIVAEDELTRRFKQAHQSLWGGGELNPSSAFDELDKLIFCKIWDEKKPRKKGSPYDFQLFSISENEEENAAKRKKR; from the coding sequence ATGTCCCTGATATCGCAAGGATTAGCTAAAGATTTAATCAAATTTGATGATGAGCAAAAGTATATCACTTATGTTCATCAAAAAAAGAAAAGAAACTTTGAAAAGCCTGAAGAGCAAGTACAGGCGGAGACTTTTCTTAAGTTGATTTTGATCTATGGCTATGACCCAAAGCGGCTGCGGCTATTTGTGCCTGTAACGATGGGAAGTACTGTTAAGGAAGCGGATATTATTGTTTACAACGACGATCAATGTTTATCGCCTCATATTGTTGTTGAGTGCAAAAAACAGGAAATCTCAGAATTAGAATTTACTCAGGCAGTTGAACAGGCTTTTAGCTATGCTGTGGCTGAGGGTGCGAAATATGTTTGGGTGACTTCGGGGATTAAGGATCAGTATTATCAAGTTCCGACAGAAAGGCCGAAAGAGCGTATTGCAATTACTGATATTCCTCAGTATGGTGTTGATAAACTTGCAAGATATAAGTATGCCAAGGGCGGCGGATCTTCTAATGGACAGAAGTTATTTGAGTTAGAGATTGTTGCTGAAGATGAATTAACTCGTCGATTTAAGCAAGCGCATCAATCGCTTTGGGGCGGTGGTGAACTTAATCCTTCTAGTGCATTTGACGAACTAGATAAGCTGATTTTTTGTAAGATATGGGATGAGAAAAAACCGCGTAAAAAAGGAAGTCCCTATGATTTTCAATTATTTAGTATCAGCGAAAATGAAGAAGAAAATGCTGCCAAAAGGAAAAAACGATAA